A region of the Polynucleobacter sp. MWH-Braz-FAM2G genome:
TCTCCTACTGGCATATATGCGGATATTGAACATGCCAATCTTCATGCTGTGATGCATCTAAATAGCGAAATTATTGATATTCAAGAGCTCAAAAAAGGGGACCGCGTTGGTTATGGCGGACGCTTTGAGGCCCCAGAAGATATGCGAATCGGAATAGTGGCGTGCGGTTATGCCGACGGTTACCCTCGTCATGCTAAAGACGGGACTCCTGTCTGGGTTGCAAACGGCAATGAAGGTGTGATTTGTCCATTGGTTGGCAAAGTATCCATGGATATGCTGGCTATTGATTTACGTAAGACCCCATCTGCAAGTATTGGCAGTACTGTTCAGTTGTGGGGAGATAAAGTTCCGGTGGATGAAGTTGCGCAAATGAGCGGCACAATCGGATATGAGTTGCTATGCGCAGTAGCTCCTAGGGTGCCAGTAGCAATCAAATAGTCACCTTTAAATGCAGAAGTGACTAGTCTTACAAATATTCAGTCGAGTAATAAAAAATCCTCCTTAGCGGAGGATTTTTTGGCATATTAAAAATATCGTTACTAGATTACTTGTTCCAGAACTGCCACCATCTGCGCTCTTTTTTCACGCGTTGTCCTGTAACCATCATTTCGCTATCAGGGAAGTTCAACTTAAATACCCGTGCAGCATCATTGCTTAGCTCAACCATACCCAATTTTTCATAAGATTTAGTAAGGATGTAGAGAGCCTCTTCTACGGCAGGCGCACGATCGTAATCGCGAATAACCAATTGAGCGCGATTGGCAGCGGCTAAATAGGCGCCACGCTGATAGTAGAATCGCGCCACGATCACATCTGCCTCTGCAAGTGAATTAACAATGTAGCGCATTCGATCTAAAGCGTCGGGTGCATACTTGCTGTCTGGGAAACGCTCGACAACGACCTTGAAGGATTCAAAAGCTTCTTTAGCAGCTTTAGGGTCACGTTCGCTGAGATCCTGGCCAGTAAATTTGCCTAACCAGCCTAGGTCGTCATTAAAGGTTATTAAGCCTTTTAGATAGTAGGCGTAATCTAGACTTGGACTTCCTTGATGCAATTTAATAAAGCGATCAATTGCAACAAGCGCTTGGGTTTGCTCTTGTGCTTTCCAATAGCAGTAAGCAGCATTAATTTGCGCCTGTTGAGAGTAGGGTCCAAAAGGGAAGCGTGCTTCAAGTTTCTCAAAGTATTTGCCGCATTTGGCAAAGTCAGCATCATTTAGTTTGTCGGTTGCTTCTGAATAGAGTTTTGCTTCAGACCAGATATCGGTGTCATCCTTTGTGCCATCGCTACCTGCGCATCCGCCCAGTAAGAGCAGCGTAGCCAGTAGTGACAGAATCAAAGCTGAAGAAATAAAATTAAAAGACACCACTTTTTTTTCTGTGGAAGAATCCCCAGCAAGCCTTAAACTGGCGTCTGATATTGCTTCGGACATAACTGAAAGGCTTTTTAAGCGTGGCATTGCCGCAAACTCCTGAATCGAATCCCATTGATTATATCGATGATGAGGATTTCATCTCCCTTGAAATTCCCATGGAAATGGCTGGTGAGCGCTTAGACAAGGTGCTAGCAGGGTCTTTGCCTGATTTTTCTCGAAATCGACTGAAGTCTTGGGTGGAGGCTGGGGCTGTTATGGTCGACGGAAAGGTCACAAAAGCCCGTTATTTGCTTCGTGGAGGGGAGAGTATTAAGGTATTTCCGCAGGAAATGCCTGAACAATTTGCTTTTAGCCCCGAGGACATAGAGCTTGAAGTAATTTACAAAGATGAGTCCATCATTGTTATCAACAAACCTCCGGGTTTGGTTGTTCATCCCGCAGCCGGTAATTGGTCGGGGACTTTGCTCAATGGGCTTTTATTTCGTTATCCAGAATTAAAACTGCTGCCAAGGGCTGGAATTGTTCACCGTTTAGACAAAGATACCTCTGGATTGATGGTGGTTGCCAGAACATCACAAGCGCAAACCTCCTTAGTACGTCAACTTCAAGACAGAACAGTGGGACGTCGTTACCTAGCCTGGGTTTGGGGTGAGCCACCTAGCCAGGGAAAGGTTTTGGCCTCTGTGGGGCGAGATCAACGGGATCGATTAAAAATGGCAGCAGGAAGCCCGCAGGGAAAACCTGCCGCCACTTTGTTTAGACGACTAGCTAAAGGTTTGGTTGGAGAGGCTCCCGTAGCTCTCCTTGAATGTCGTCTTGAAACGGGTCGTACCCATCAGATTCGAGTGCACTTGGAGTCGCTAGGTTACCCCTTGGTCGGAGACCCTGTTTATAAAAAGAAAACGCCTGGAGCTTCAAAGCAACTCTCCTTTCATCGACAAGCCTTGCATGCATTTGCTCTAAGTCTTCAGCATCCTGAAAAAAATCAATTAATGACTTGGTTTAAGCTTCCGCCGCAAGATCTTATGGAGCTATTGCCCCAATTAGGAATGAGTGAGGAGATTCTTCCTAAAGAAGCATCGGTAATTGCATCTATTAATAAAGAATTACAGTCGTGAGTTTTATTCTTCCTCAATGGTCAGCACCCAAGTCTGTTCATGCCTTGGTCAGCATTCGAATAGGCGGGGTGAGTAAAGCGCCATTTGATTCTTTGAACTTAGGGGATCATGTGGGCGATTCAATTGAAAATGTCCTAGCTAACAGGGCTATTTTTTCCAAAAATTTGCCAAATGAACCTCTTTGGTTAAAGCAAATCCATAGCACTGTTGTCAGCACTCCCCAAACCCGTAAGCTGGCTCAGCATTCAGCAATCATGGCAGATGCTTCAGTGACTAACGTGCCAGGGGAGGTATTGGTAGTGATGACTGCAGATTGTTTGCCTGTGTTGTTTACTAATTCACGCGGAACTGCTGTTGGTGTTGCTCATGCAGGCTGGAGAGGGCTTTGTGCCGGAATATTAGAAAACACGATTTCTGAGCTGCTCAATATTTCTGATGATGAATCAGCAGGCAATCTCAGGGTTTGGTTGGGACCAGCGATTGGTCCTGAGCGATTTGAAGTTGGTCAGGATGTAGTCAATGCCTTTGAAGATTTCGGCATTCCTTTTTCAAAAAATGCCTTTCAATCAATTCCGAATAAAGAAGGTAAATACTTGGCCAATATCTATCAACTCGCAAGAGATCGACTTGAGTCTTGTGGCGTTACATCAATATCTGGCGGTGAGTTTTGCACCGTTCAAGATTCAACGCATTTCTTCTCGTATCGTCGTGATGGTGAAACGGGAAGATTCGCTACGGCTATTTGGATTGCGCCTTAGCCTTCACAAAGATATGCGGGTTATTACTAGCTTATTGATTAGGCTAGGGTTATTGCGTATAACTCTAAATGCCTTAAGGGTTGAGAATACATTTAACTAAATGAAGAGATTACTATGTTTGCAGGCATGAATACAGGTGCAACCCCATCTTTGGCACCGCACCATATGGCACTAATTCCGCCAGAGCGTTTATCCGAAATTCAAAAAGAATATTTTACGGAGCTAGCGCATATTGCTACCAATCCTGAAGCGATTGAGGTGAAAGACCGTCGCTTTGCTGGAAAAGCATGGCACTCCTCATGGAGTAAGGTAATTGCAGCAACTTATTTGCTTAATTCAAAGCATTTAATGTCGCTGGCTAAGGCAGTTGAAACCGATGAAAAGTCGAAACAGAAGATTCTGTTTACTACTGAGCAAATGATTGATGCGCTCTCTCCATCCAACTTTATTGCGACCAACCCAGAAGTTTTAGAGAGCATCATTAGCTCTCAGGGTCAGTCTATTCAAAAGGGGATTGTGAACTTACTGGGAGATATGAAAAAAGGTAAGGTTTCACAAACGGATGAGTCAGCCTTTGAAGTTGGAAGAAATATCGCTACCACTGAAGGGCATGTGGTATTTCGTAATGAATTATTTGAATTAATTCAATACACACCATTAACAGAGCAAGTTTTTGAGCGCCCCTATTTAATGGTTCCTCCTTGTATCAACAAGTATTACATCCTAGACCTTCAGCCCGATAACTCGGTTGTTCGTCATATGGTTAGTCAGGGCCACACTGTCTTCTTGGTGTCTTGGAAGAATCCAGATGCATCCATGGCTGAGGTGAGCTGGGATGACTATGTTGGTAAAGGCGTAATTAAAGCAATTGATGTTGTTAAAGAAATATCTGAATCCAAGCAAATTAATATATTGGGATTCTGTGTTGGTGGCACTTTGACAACTTCCGCCTTGGCTGTTTTGGCGGCGCGCGATGAGCATCCAGCAGCAAGTTTGACTCTCTTTACCACTTTATTAGACTTCACCAACACAGGCATTCTGGATGTCTTCATTGATGAAGGCATGGTAGAAATGCGTGAGAACACCATTGGTGGTAAAGGTGGTAAGTATGGAATGATGTCAGGCCTTGATTTGGGTAACACCTTCTCATTCTTACGACCAAATGACTTGGTGTGGAATTATGTTGTTGAGAATTACCTTAAAGGCAATTCGCCTCCACCATTTGATCTGCTCTATTGGAATGGTGACTCTACCAATCTTCCAGGTGCGATGTACTGCTGGTACTTGCGTCATACCTATTTGCAAAATGATTTGATTAAGCCAGGCAAAGTCAAAATTTGTGGCGAGAAGATTGATCTTGGAAAAATTAAATGTCCTGCTTATCTGTACGCTTCTCAAGAAGATCATATCGTTCCATGGCAATCTGCTTATGAGTCGACGCACATTCTCAAAGGTAAAAATCGCTTTGTGTTGGGCGCATCTGGCCATATCGCTGGCGTGATTAATCCACCTGCCAAAAATAAGCGCTACTATTTTGAAAATAGCAAGATTGCTCCAACCGCACAGGAGTGGCTGGAAGGTGCAAAACAGATTCCAGGAAGTTGGTGGCCAGACTATACAAAATGGCTTGAGCAATATGCTGGCAAACAAAAGCCAGCTAGCAAAACCTTCGGCAATTCCAAGTATAAAAAAATGGAAGCCGCACCTGGGGTGTATGTAAAAGAAAAAGCAACACCTGAATTCAAGTAACTATTAACAAAGCTTTTTAAAAGGGGAAAGTAATGTCTCAAAAAGTCGCATATGTAACTGGTGGTATGGGTGGTATTGGTACCGCTATTTGTCAACGTCTTGCTAAGGATGGCTTTAAGGTCATTGCTGGTTGTGGTCCTAATTCACCACGTAAAGATCGTTGGATTGCTGAACAAAAAGCCCTTGGCTATGATTTCATCGCCTCAGAAGGTAACGTTTCAGACTGGGATAGCACTGTTGCCGCTTTTGACAAGGTAAAGGCTGAAGTAGGTCGTGTCGACGTATTGGTAAATAACGCAGGTATTACTCGTGACAGCGTGTTCCGTAAGATGACACCTGATGCATGGAAAGCGGTTATTGATACAAACCTGAACTCTTTGTTTAATGTAACGAAGCAAGTGATCGATGGCATGGTCGATAACAACTGGGGTCGCATTATCAATATCTCCTCAGTAAATGGACAAAAGGGTCAATTTGGTCAGTGTAACTATTCCACTGCTAAAGCAGGTTTACATGGTTTCACTATGGCTTTGGCTCAAGAAGTCGCAACTAAAGGCGTTACTGTAAACACCGTTTCACCTGGCTATATCGGTACAGATATGGTGAAGGCTATTCGTGAAGATGTGTTGGAGAAAATCGTTTCTGGTATCCCTGTTAAGCGTTTGGGAACTCCTGAAGAGATTGCTTCTATTTGTTGCTGGATTGCTTCAGATGATGGTGGCTATGCAACTGGCGCAGACTTCTCGCTAAATGGTGGTATCCATACTGGTTAATATTGCACTGCAACAATAAACAGTATTTGCAGTACGCAACACAGCGTATTTACCTTTTGGTCAAACTAAGGCTAAACTACGCTGATGTTGCGATGCAGTAAAGAGTAAGGAAAAAAATGGTAACCCGCGCAAAACGAGCCGGCGAAGATCGGCTCATCAAAAAGTATCCCAATCGTCGCCTTTACGATACCCAGACAAGTGCATATGTCACCTTGTCCGACATCAAAGGTTTGGTCATGGCAAATGAAGTATTTAAGGTTGTCGATGCTAAAACTGAAGAAGATTTAACGCGCAATATTTTGCTGCAAATTATTCTCGAGGAAGAGGCTGGTGGTGCCCCAGTCTTCTCATCGCAAATGTTGTCTCAAATCATTCGCTTCTATGGAAACTCCATGCAAGGTTTGATGGGTAATTATTTAGAAAAGACAATGCAATCTTTTGTCGATATCCACAATAAACTTGGTGATCAAACAAAGGGCCTCGGTGCAGGAAGTACTCCGGAGGCTTGGTCTCAAATGATGAATCTGCAAAATCCGCTAATGCAAGGCTTGATGGGAAACTACATGGAGCAAAGCAAGGATCTTTTTATTAAGATGCAAGAGCAAATGCAGGGTTCACAAAATATTTTTGGAAGCTTTCCATTTACGACTCAGCCTAATAAAACTGAAAAAGAATAGTTGTGGCTGGAAAAATTGGTTTTGTCTCCTTAGGCTGTCCTAAGGCATTAGTAGATTCTGAGTTAATCCTTACGCAACTGAGTGCGGAAGGTTATGAAACTGCTAAGGATTACTCAGGCGCAGATCTCGTAGTAGTTAATACTTGCGGCTTTATTGATTCAGCTGTTGAGGAGAGTCTCTCAGCAATTGGTGAGGCCTTGGCTGAAAACGGTAAAGTGATTGTAACCGGCTGTCTTGGCGCGAGAAAAAATCCTGATGGAAGTGATCTCATCTCGACCATTCACCCCAAAGTGCTTGCAGTTACAGGGCCACACGCTACCGATGAGGTCATGCAGGCAATTCATTTGCATCTGCCAAAGCCGCACGATCCATTTACAGATTTAGTTCCATCAACTGGTGTTAAGTTAACTCCAAAACATTACGCCTACCTCAAAATTAGTGAGGGCTGCAATCATCGCTGTACTTTTTGCATCATCCCCAGTTTGCGCGGTGATTTGCTATCTCGACCAATAGGAGAGGTTTTGCTTGAAGCAAAACGCTTGTTTGAGTCAGGCGTTAAAGAGTTATTGGTTGTCTCTCAAGATACGAGTGCTTATGGTGTGGATATTCAATATCGCACAGGCTTTTGGGATGGAAAGCCTGTAAAGACCAAAATGTTTGATTTGGTGAGTGCCTTAAATCAAATCGCCCGAGAATATAAGGCTTGGGTCAGATTGCACTATGTTTATCCCTATCCACATGTGGATGATGTCTTGCCTTTGATGGCTGAATTTTCTGAGCACGGTTACGGAGTTTTGCCTTACCTTGATATCCCTTTGCAACATGCCCATCCAGATGTGCTCAAGCGGATGAAACGGCCTGCTAGTGGCGAGAAGAATTTAGAGCGTATTTTGGCTTGGCGTTCAGCATGTCCAGACCTAGTTATTCGTAGTACTTTTATTGCGGGTTTCCCTGGTGAGACTGAAGAGGAATTTGAATATCTACTGCAATTCTTGGATGAGGCTCAAATTGATCGTGCGGGATGTTTTGCATATTCACCGGTTGAGGGCGCAACTGCCAATCAATTAGATAATCCAGTGCCTGAGCAAATTCGGGAAGAACGTCGTGCCAGGTTTATGGAAAAGGCTGAAGCCATCTCTGTTGAGAGGCTTGCTAAAAAAATAGGCAAACGTATTCAGGTCATTGTTGATCGTGTCGATGACTCTGGTGGAATAGGCAGAAGTATTGGGGATGCCCCTGAAATTGATGGTTTGGTGCGGGTTTTTCCGCCAAGTAAGCCTTCAAAAAGGTATCGTGCCGGAGAAATTATTCGAGTTTCAGTCATAGGCTCCCAAGGGCATGACCTAATAGCCGAAACTTGACTAATGTTATAAAAATGATGGTTGAATTATTAATTTAGCCCAATTTGTGGGCTTAGATAAGGGGATTAATATGAGTCGTGATGTCGTTGTCTTGAGTGCAGTTCGTTCCGCAATCGGTACCTTTAATGGCGCTCTCAGTAGTTTTGAGCCCTCCGAGCTTGGCGGTATCGTGATGAAAGAGGCGGTTGCTCGCTCTGGGGTTGATCCAGCATTAATTAACTATGTCACTGTTGGTAATACTATTCCGACAGACAGTCGCTATGGCTACGTTGCACGTGTTGCATCCATCCAGGCCGGCCTGCCAATGGAATCTGTTGCAATGGCATTAAATCGTCTTTGCAGCTCTGGATTGCAAGCAATTGTTACTACTGCCCAACAAATTATGTTGGGTGATTGCGATTACGGTATTGGTGGTGGTGTAGAAGTGATGTCACGCGGTATGTATGGTTCCCCAGCAATGCGCAGTGGTGCTCGTATGGGTGACACCAAGATGCTTGACTTGATGGTGGCGATTTTGACTGACCCATTTGGCGTTGGTCATATGGGTGTTACTGCAGAAAACCTAGTAGAAAAATGGAAGCTAACACGTGAGGAGCAAGATGCTCTTGCAGTTGAATCTCACCGCCGTGCTGCGAATGCTATTAAAGAAGGTCGCTTTAAATCTCAAATCGTTCCGATCACCATCAAAACTCGTAAGGGTGACGTGGTGTTTGATACCGATGAGCATGTAAAGCCAGACACCACTATGGAAACACTAGCCAAGATGAAGGCAGTGTTCAAAAAAGAGGGTGGTTCAGTAACTGCTGGTAACGCCTCAGGCATTAATGATGGTGCTGCATTCTTTGTTTTGGCTGATGCTGAAACTGCAAAGAAAGCAGGTCAAAAGCCAATCGCTCGCTTGGTATCCTATGCAATTGCTGGTGTACCTAATCACATTATGGGTGAAGGCCCAATTCCTGCGACTAAGATTGCTCTAGAGCGTGCTGGTCTGAAATTAGATCAAATCGACGTGATTGAGTCTAATGAAGCATTCGCAGCGCAAGCACTCGCGGTGACCAAAGGTTTGGGATTAGATCCTGCTAAAACTAACGTTAATGGCGGCGCTATTGCATTGGGTCACCCAATTGGTTGCTCTGGTGCAGCTATTGCTACTAAGGCGATTCATGAGTTACATCGTGTTCAAGGCAAATATGCGTTGGTAACAATGTGTATTGGTGGTGGTCAAGGTATTGCGACTATTTTCGAGCGCCTGTAATTATTCAAATTACCTATGATCTCTTAAGTAAATCTTAAGAGATCAACAGTAAGGCAGCATCCAAGCCGACATGGTCAAAAGCCGCGTCGGCTTTTTCTTTAACTACAGGTTTAGCTTTATAGGCAACGCTAATTCCTGAGCCATTCATCATGATTAAATCATTCGCACCATCACCCATGGTGATGGAATTTGCTTTAGTGCAGCCAAGACGTTCACATACTGCATCCAGGTGAGCCGCCTTTGCAAAGCCGTCGACGATATCACCGAGCACTTTACCGGTTAGCTTGCCATCAATAATCTCAAGTGTATTGGCTTGGGTTTGTTTAATTCCAAGTTGTAACCGCAATTTTTCGGTAAAGAATGTAAAGCCTCCAGATACAAGCAAACTATAAATTCCGCGTTCATTAGCACCCGCTAAAAGTTCGGCTGCTCCAGGATTGGGTTTTAAGCGTTCTCGGTACACTGATTCAAGTGCGTCAGCGTGAACGCCTTCAAGTAAGGCGACACGCCTTCTCAAGCTTTCTTTGAAGTCTTTAATTTCTCCGCGCATTGTGGCTTCAGTGATTGCAGCAACAGCGGATTTTTTACCTGTGAAATCAGCTATTTCATCAATACATTCGATATTGATGAGAGTGGAATCCATATCCATCGCTAAGACTTGAATGTCTTGTGAAACTAAATCAGCACGCAAGAAACAGAGATCGGTGCTGTAATTTGATGCAATGCTTCTGAGCGCCTCTCTTTGAAGGGTATCTAGATTAGCACTGCATTCCCAACGCGCACTATAGTAGGCGCCATTAAATAGTTGATCACCAAGGGTATGCAAACTGACGCCTATAAGGTGAGCATGATTTTTTAATTCAAAAACCAGCTTTTCTGCGATAGGCGTTCTAGAAAGAGCAACAAGAGTTTGATGGTTTGCCATAGATTGAATAATAGTGGATGACTAACTTGCCTTGACGCTATTAAGGACGGCGGATTCATTTAAGCGACGCAGGACTTGCCGAATGGCATCGAGGCGTTGTTCCAGCTTCTCAAATTCGCGATCTTTTTGCGGAAGAACCTTGAGCTTATCTTGACCATTTAATTGAATAAATTTTGAAGACTGAATCAATTGGATAATCTTCATGGGGTCAATAGGTGGATTAGGAATAAATTGAATCTGAATGGCAGCTGGGGTGGCATCAATCTTTTTTATTCCAAATCCTGACATCTCTAATCGTAGGCGATGAGTTTCATAAAAAGACTTAGCTTGATCTGGAAGATTGCCAAAGCGGTCTACCAACTCCTCTCGTAAACCCATTAATTCAGAGAAATCATTTGTCCCAGCAAAGCGCTTATACAAAGATAAGCGTTCATGCACATCGGGACAATAATCCTCAGGAAGTAGAGCAGGAACCCCTAAGTTAACATCAGTTGTCGCCTGCAGTGGCGAGAGTAAATCAGGCTCTTTACCACTTCGTAAAGATTTGACTGCGCGATTTAACATTTCTGTATATAGCTGAAAACCAATCTCATGAATTTCACCAGACTGCTTATCACCTAAAACTTCACCAGCACCGCGGATCTCAAGGTCATGCATCGCTAAATAGAATCCAGAACCCAATTCTTCCATTGCTTGAATGGCGTTTAAACGTAATTGCGCTTGTTTACTCAAAGCCTCGGGGTCTGGAACTAATAGATAAGCATAGGCTTGATGATGTGATCTGCCAACACGTCCACGAAGTTGATGTAACTGGGCTAAACCAAACTTATCAGCGCGGTGCATGATGATGGTATTGGCGGTAGGCACATCAATACCCGTTTCAATAATGGTGGTGCATAAAAGGATATTGGTTCGCTGAGTAACAAACTCACGCATTACCGACTCTAATTCGCGCTCATGCATTTGGCCGTGCGCTACGCTAATACGGGCCTCTGGAATAAGCTCTTGTAATGCATGCTTACGATTTTCAATCGTTTCAACTTCGTTATGTAAAAAATAGACCTGACCTCCACGTTTAATTTCGCGTAACACTGCCTCACGAATAACGCCATCACCTTCTCTGCGCACAAAAGTCTTAATTGCTAGACGTTTTTGTGGGGCGGTGGCGATAATAGAAAACTCGCGCAAACCTTCCATCGCCATTCCTAGGGTTCTAGGTATCGGTGTAGCTGTTAATGTCAGAATGTCTACCTCGGCACGCAGTGCTTTAAGCGCATCTTTTTGACGAACACCAAAGCGATGCTCTTCATCCACGATCACTAGGCCTAAATTAGCAAATTGCGTTTCTTTGGAAAGTAATTTATGCGTGCCAATAATGATGTCTGCTTCACCTTTAGCAATGGCTTCAAGTGCAGCATTAATTTCTTTGCCTGTTTTAAAGCGCGATAGCTCGACAATCCGCACAGGCCAGTCTGCAAATCGGTCTTTCCAAGTGGCGACATGTTGTTCTGCAAGTAGTGTTGTTGGTGCCAGAATAGCTACTTGTTTACCGCCCATTACCGCTACAAAACTAGCCCTTAGTGCAACCTCGGTCTTACCAAAACCCACATCGCCACACACCAATCGATCCATTGGTGTGCCACTAGTCATATCACCAATGACTGCGGCGATAGCATTGGCTTGATCTGGCGTCTCCTCAAATCCAAAGCTCTCAGCAAATGCAGCATAGTCATGAGCAGAAAATTCAAAAGCGTGACCTTTCCGAATTGCTCTTGCCGCATAAAGTCCTAAGAGCTCTGCAGCCGTATCCCGAATTTGTTGAGCAGCTTTGCGCTTAGCCTTATCCCACTGACCAGAACCTAGTTGATGCAAGGGTGCTGAATCAGGATCAGATCCTGCATAACGCGTCACCATTTGTAGTTGTTGCACCGGAACATACAAGGTTGCTTGACCTGCGTATTGCAGGTGCAGGAATTCTTCAAAGATTGGCGCTTCTTTGGGGGGTGCTAAATTTAAAATGACTAAGCCTTGATAGCGACCAATGCCATGTTCAGCATGCACTACTGGATCACCAATCTTGAGTTCAGATAGGTCCTTGAACAGCATATCCGGATCGGCACTCTCGGATCCTTTGCCCTTGCGTCTTTGTCTGGCTGTAGATGTAAATAGCTCCGCCTCGGTAATGATGAGCAAGTTCTCTGCAGGCCATAAAAAGCCATTAAAGAGTGGGGCTGTCACCAAGCCAAATGAAGAATCGCTTTTTACAAATTCGGCGATGCTCTCAAAGCTCTCAGGCTTTAAGGGGTATAGTGGCTTGCCATCTTGACCAGATACTGCGTTACTTTCTTCCAATAGTTGTCGAATGGATTCTTTGCGACCAGCGCTATCACTGCAAATAAGAACCCTGAGCTTTTCTTGGGAAACTAATGCTCTTAAACGAGACAGCGGGTCAGTATCGCGGCGATAAACGGCAATATCTGGAACCGACAAAAACAGAGGCTCTTCAGTAGTTTCCTTTTCGAGCGATATACGGGCATATGGTTTGGAGATAGAGAAGAATTCATCAACATCCAAAAATAATTCTTTGGGATCAAGAATCGGTCGATCAAGATCGTGCTTGAGAAACTCATAACGAGAGAGGGTGTCTTTCCAAAAGCCTCGAATGGTTTCTTCTATAGCGCCTGTACTTACAAGCCATACTGGATCTCCAGATCGGGGAAAGTAGTCAAAGACATTGGATTGCTCTTCAAAAAAAAGCGGCAAATAAGATTCAATGCCTGCACTAGGAATGCCTAGATTTGCGTCTTTGTAAATCGAGCAACGAGTGGGATCGCCTTCAAACACTTCGCGCCATCGACCCCTGAAGGCTGTTCTGGATGCATCATCAAAGGGGAACTCATGACCAGGAAGAAGTCGAACTTCTTTGACGGGGTAGAGGCTACGTTGGGTATCAGGATCAAAAGCCCTGATTTGCTCAATTTCGTCGCCAAATAAATCTAGGCGATAGGGAAGGCTAGATCCCATTGGAAATAGATCGATCAGTCCACCGCGAATACTGTATTCACCTGGGCGCATTACTGCACTTACTGGATCGTAACCAGCCTGTTGGAGTTGTAGTTTGAGCGCTGCCTCATTGAGCTTATCCCCTTGTCGGAAGAAAAAGGTATGCCCTGATAAGAAATTTGGTGGACCTAAGCGCTGTAGAGCGGTTGTGATTGGTACTAGAACAATGTCGCAACTTCCATTTAGTAATTCATAAAGAGTTGCTAAACGTTCAGAGACCAAATCTTGGTGAGGAGAGAAGTGGTCATAGGGAAGGATCTCCCAGTCAGGTAAAAGACGCACTTTAAGTTGCGGAGCAAATGCAGGAATTTCTTCAAGGAGGCGTTGGGCCTCTTGCGCTTGTGCGCAAAAGATCACCA
Encoded here:
- a CDS encoding outer membrane protein assembly factor BamD, encoding MPRLKSLSVMSEAISDASLRLAGDSSTEKKVVSFNFISSALILSLLATLLLLGGCAGSDGTKDDTDIWSEAKLYSEATDKLNDADFAKCGKYFEKLEARFPFGPYSQQAQINAAYCYWKAQEQTQALVAIDRFIKLHQGSPSLDYAYYLKGLITFNDDLGWLGKFTGQDLSERDPKAAKEAFESFKVVVERFPDSKYAPDALDRMRYIVNSLAEADVIVARFYYQRGAYLAAANRAQLVIRDYDRAPAVEEALYILTKSYEKLGMVELSNDAARVFKLNFPDSEMMVTGQRVKKERRWWQFWNK
- a CDS encoding RluA family pseudouridine synthase; the encoded protein is MALPQTPESNPIDYIDDEDFISLEIPMEMAGERLDKVLAGSLPDFSRNRLKSWVEAGAVMVDGKVTKARYLLRGGESIKVFPQEMPEQFAFSPEDIELEVIYKDESIIVINKPPGLVVHPAAGNWSGTLLNGLLFRYPELKLLPRAGIVHRLDKDTSGLMVVARTSQAQTSLVRQLQDRTVGRRYLAWVWGEPPSQGKVLASVGRDQRDRLKMAAGSPQGKPAATLFRRLAKGLVGEAPVALLECRLETGRTHQIRVHLESLGYPLVGDPVYKKKTPGASKQLSFHRQALHAFALSLQHPEKNQLMTWFKLPPQDLMELLPQLGMSEEILPKEASVIASINKELQS
- the pgeF gene encoding peptidoglycan editing factor PgeF, yielding MSFILPQWSAPKSVHALVSIRIGGVSKAPFDSLNLGDHVGDSIENVLANRAIFSKNLPNEPLWLKQIHSTVVSTPQTRKLAQHSAIMADASVTNVPGEVLVVMTADCLPVLFTNSRGTAVGVAHAGWRGLCAGILENTISELLNISDDESAGNLRVWLGPAIGPERFEVGQDVVNAFEDFGIPFSKNAFQSIPNKEGKYLANIYQLARDRLESCGVTSISGGEFCTVQDSTHFFSYRRDGETGRFATAIWIAP
- the phaC gene encoding class I poly(R)-hydroxyalkanoic acid synthase, yielding MFAGMNTGATPSLAPHHMALIPPERLSEIQKEYFTELAHIATNPEAIEVKDRRFAGKAWHSSWSKVIAATYLLNSKHLMSLAKAVETDEKSKQKILFTTEQMIDALSPSNFIATNPEVLESIISSQGQSIQKGIVNLLGDMKKGKVSQTDESAFEVGRNIATTEGHVVFRNELFELIQYTPLTEQVFERPYLMVPPCINKYYILDLQPDNSVVRHMVSQGHTVFLVSWKNPDASMAEVSWDDYVGKGVIKAIDVVKEISESKQINILGFCVGGTLTTSALAVLAARDEHPAASLTLFTTLLDFTNTGILDVFIDEGMVEMRENTIGGKGGKYGMMSGLDLGNTFSFLRPNDLVWNYVVENYLKGNSPPPFDLLYWNGDSTNLPGAMYCWYLRHTYLQNDLIKPGKVKICGEKIDLGKIKCPAYLYASQEDHIVPWQSAYESTHILKGKNRFVLGASGHIAGVINPPAKNKRYYFENSKIAPTAQEWLEGAKQIPGSWWPDYTKWLEQYAGKQKPASKTFGNSKYKKMEAAPGVYVKEKATPEFK
- a CDS encoding 3-ketoacyl-ACP reductase, with product MSQKVAYVTGGMGGIGTAICQRLAKDGFKVIAGCGPNSPRKDRWIAEQKALGYDFIASEGNVSDWDSTVAAFDKVKAEVGRVDVLVNNAGITRDSVFRKMTPDAWKAVIDTNLNSLFNVTKQVIDGMVDNNWGRIINISSVNGQKGQFGQCNYSTAKAGLHGFTMALAQEVATKGVTVNTVSPGYIGTDMVKAIREDVLEKIVSGIPVKRLGTPEEIASICCWIASDDGGYATGADFSLNGGIHTG
- the phaR gene encoding polyhydroxyalkanoate synthesis repressor PhaR translates to MVTRAKRAGEDRLIKKYPNRRLYDTQTSAYVTLSDIKGLVMANEVFKVVDAKTEEDLTRNILLQIILEEEAGGAPVFSSQMLSQIIRFYGNSMQGLMGNYLEKTMQSFVDIHNKLGDQTKGLGAGSTPEAWSQMMNLQNPLMQGLMGNYMEQSKDLFIKMQEQMQGSQNIFGSFPFTTQPNKTEKE